Proteins found in one Synechococcus sp. LA31 genomic segment:
- the ffh gene encoding signal recognition particle protein: MFDELSQRFEDAVKNLRGQGSISETNVDGALKEVRRALLEADVSLPVVKDFVDEVRKKALGAEVVRGISPDQKFIQVVHEQLVDTMGGENAPLAAGGKAGEPSVVLMAGLQGAGKTTATAKLGLHLKEQGRKALLVGADVYRPAAIDQLKTLGGQIGVEVFSLGTEAKPEAIAAAGIEKAKAEGFDTVLVDTAGRLQIDASMMEEMVRIREACSPDEVLLVVDSMIGQEAAELTRAFHDQVGITGAVLTKLDGDSRGGAALSIRKVSGAPIKFIGTGEKVEALQPFHPERMASRILGMGDVLTLVEKAQKEVELADVAKMQQKLQEATFDFSDFVKQMRLIKRMGSLGGLMKMIPGMNKIDDGMLKQGEEQLKKIEAMISSMTEAERSDPDLLAANPSRRRRIASGSGHTPADVDKVLQNFQQMRGFMQQMTRGGGMPGMGGFPGMGGGMPGMPGMPGMPGMGGPGRGGGGMPKAPKPAKKRKGFGQL, translated from the coding sequence ATGTTCGACGAGCTTTCCCAGCGGTTTGAAGACGCTGTCAAAAACCTGCGCGGCCAGGGCTCCATCAGCGAAACCAACGTGGATGGCGCCCTGAAGGAGGTGCGCCGCGCGCTGCTGGAGGCCGATGTGAGCCTGCCGGTGGTGAAGGACTTTGTGGACGAAGTCCGCAAGAAGGCCCTTGGCGCAGAGGTGGTGCGCGGCATCAGCCCGGACCAAAAATTCATCCAGGTGGTGCACGAGCAGCTCGTGGACACCATGGGCGGTGAAAACGCTCCTCTCGCCGCGGGGGGCAAAGCGGGCGAGCCCTCTGTGGTGCTGATGGCCGGTCTGCAAGGCGCCGGCAAAACCACCGCCACGGCCAAGCTCGGCCTGCACCTCAAAGAACAGGGCCGCAAAGCGCTGCTGGTGGGTGCCGATGTGTATCGCCCCGCAGCCATCGATCAGCTCAAAACATTGGGCGGCCAGATCGGTGTGGAGGTGTTCAGCCTCGGCACCGAAGCCAAACCGGAAGCAATCGCCGCCGCAGGCATCGAAAAAGCGAAGGCAGAAGGGTTCGACACCGTGCTGGTGGACACCGCCGGCCGCCTCCAGATCGATGCATCGATGATGGAGGAAATGGTGCGAATCCGGGAGGCCTGCAGCCCTGATGAGGTGCTGCTGGTGGTGGATTCGATGATCGGCCAGGAGGCCGCCGAACTCACCCGGGCCTTCCACGATCAGGTGGGCATCACCGGCGCCGTGCTCACCAAGCTCGACGGCGACTCCCGCGGTGGTGCCGCCCTCTCGATCCGCAAGGTGAGCGGCGCGCCGATCAAGTTCATCGGCACCGGCGAGAAGGTGGAGGCGCTGCAGCCCTTCCACCCCGAGCGGATGGCGAGCCGCATCCTCGGCATGGGGGATGTGCTCACCCTGGTGGAGAAGGCCCAGAAGGAGGTGGAGCTGGCCGACGTGGCCAAGATGCAGCAGAAGCTCCAGGAAGCCACCTTCGACTTCTCGGACTTCGTGAAGCAGATGCGCCTGATCAAGCGCATGGGCTCCCTGGGCGGTCTGATGAAAATGATCCCGGGGATGAACAAGATCGACGACGGCATGCTCAAGCAGGGCGAAGAGCAGCTCAAGAAGATCGAAGCGATGATCAGCTCGATGACCGAGGCGGAGCGCAGCGACCCCGACCTGCTGGCCGCCAATCCCTCCCGCCGGCGCCGCATCGCCAGCGGCAGTGGCCACACCCCGGCTGATGTGGACAAAGTGCTGCAGAACTTCCAGCAGATGCGCGGGTTCATGCAGCAGATGACCCGTGGCGGCGGCATGCCTGGCATGGGCGGCTTTCCCGGAATGGGTGGCGGCATGCCTGGAATGCCCGGGATGCCTGGAATGCCAGGGATGGGCGGCCCCGGCCGTGGCGGCGGCGGCATGCCCAAGGCCCCCAAACCTGCCAAGAAGCGCAAGGGCTTCGGCCAGCTTTGA
- a CDS encoding IMS domain-containing protein has translation MELPIDHFRLLGVSPTTDGETVLRTLQQRLDRAPDQGFTHDTLQARAQLLQASADLLSDEERRHSYERELTAIADTGEGAIAALEIPPSREVGGLLLLMEAGQAQEAFEAASRGLQPPQAPALGSSREADLTLLAGIACQAAATDYRNQRRYEASARTLQQGLQLLQRMGQLPEQRRQLEHQLKTLLPYRVLDLISRDLSALSARQEGIGLLEQLVQQRGGLEGDLDSDFPQAEFQPFFKQIRQFLTVQEQVDLFSRWGDAGSATADFLASFALTAAGFVQRKPERIQAAFQRLKAGGQAGTEVFLACQQLLLGQVDQAQAMFDAGADEALRQWAEEQSDDPLARLCAYCRDWLSREVLPGFRDIEADVDLEAWFADRDVQAYVEQQDRIRGRQSSPSPLANTPTPPATTPEELPAWPDFSFESAPEPDLLHSDDDDDLWDGPRWRRPALRLPDIPAITDLPRWALPAAGATVLVAALGGWLVLRPRPQTVQPLPVQPAEQSTAAAPEPAPEPPAPAFPLTSSDPSETQLQELLEAWLAAKAAVLAGQQPPIALTALARSSQVTLLQRQEQANRNAGATETVNAKVESFSVRERSPRRIAAEVTLRYSDQRRSSTGAVLSQTASTTFTNIYVFGRDGDRWLLAGFKPS, from the coding sequence TTGGAACTGCCGATCGACCACTTCCGCCTCCTCGGTGTCTCCCCCACGACGGACGGGGAAACCGTGCTGCGCACCCTGCAGCAGCGCCTGGATCGAGCCCCGGACCAGGGCTTCACCCACGACACGCTGCAGGCCCGAGCGCAGCTGTTGCAGGCCAGCGCTGACCTGCTCAGCGATGAGGAGCGGCGCCACAGCTACGAGCGCGAACTCACCGCCATCGCCGACACGGGCGAAGGGGCCATCGCCGCGTTGGAGATCCCCCCCTCCCGCGAAGTGGGCGGCTTGTTGCTGCTAATGGAGGCCGGCCAGGCCCAAGAGGCCTTCGAAGCCGCCAGCCGCGGCCTCCAGCCGCCCCAGGCGCCCGCCCTAGGCAGCAGCCGTGAAGCGGATCTCACCCTGTTGGCCGGCATCGCCTGCCAGGCCGCCGCAACCGATTACCGCAACCAGCGCCGCTACGAAGCCTCGGCCCGCACGCTGCAACAGGGCTTGCAGCTGCTGCAGCGCATGGGCCAACTCCCCGAGCAGCGCCGCCAGCTGGAACACCAGCTGAAAACTCTCCTGCCCTATCGGGTGCTCGACCTGATCAGCCGAGACCTCTCGGCGCTCAGCGCCCGCCAGGAGGGCATCGGGCTGTTGGAGCAATTGGTGCAGCAGCGCGGCGGCCTGGAAGGCGATCTCGACAGTGATTTCCCGCAGGCCGAGTTCCAACCCTTCTTTAAGCAGATCCGGCAATTCCTCACCGTGCAGGAGCAGGTGGATCTGTTCAGCCGCTGGGGCGATGCCGGCTCGGCCACCGCAGATTTCCTCGCCAGCTTTGCCCTCACGGCAGCGGGCTTCGTGCAGCGCAAACCCGAGCGCATCCAAGCTGCCTTCCAGCGCCTCAAGGCCGGAGGCCAGGCCGGCACCGAGGTGTTCCTTGCCTGCCAGCAACTGCTGCTGGGCCAGGTGGATCAGGCCCAGGCCATGTTTGATGCGGGCGCCGATGAGGCCTTGCGCCAGTGGGCTGAAGAGCAGAGCGACGATCCCCTGGCCCGCCTGTGCGCGTACTGCCGCGACTGGCTGAGCCGCGAAGTGCTGCCCGGCTTCCGTGACATCGAGGCCGATGTGGACCTCGAGGCCTGGTTCGCCGATCGCGACGTGCAGGCCTACGTGGAGCAACAAGACCGCATCCGCGGTCGCCAGAGCAGCCCATCCCCCCTCGCGAACACCCCAACCCCGCCTGCTACCACCCCGGAGGAGCTGCCGGCGTGGCCCGATTTCAGCTTCGAGAGCGCCCCAGAGCCAGACCTTCTCCATTCCGACGACGACGACGACTTGTGGGATGGTCCCCGCTGGCGACGACCGGCGCTTCGGCTGCCGGACATCCCAGCCATCACAGATCTGCCCCGTTGGGCCCTACCGGCCGCGGGAGCCACCGTGCTCGTGGCCGCACTTGGGGGCTGGCTGGTGCTGCGCCCACGCCCCCAAACCGTGCAGCCCCTGCCGGTGCAACCGGCTGAGCAGTCCACAGCAGCGGCACCGGAGCCAGCGCCCGAACCTCCGGCTCCCGCCTTCCCGCTCACCAGCAGCGACCCCAGCGAAACCCAGCTGCAAGAGCTCCTCGAAGCCTGGCTGGCGGCCAAGGCTGCGGTGCTGGCCGGTCAGCAACCGCCCATAGCACTCACGGCTCTCGCGCGCAGCTCCCAGGTCACCCTGCTGCAACGCCAGGAACAGGCCAACCGCAACGCCGGTGCCACCGAAACGGTGAACGCCAAGGTGGAAAGCTTCAGCGTGCGTGAACGCAGCCCCCGCCGGATCGCCGCCGAGGTAACACTCCGATACAGCGATCAACGCCGCAGCAGCACTGGGGCCGTGCTGAGCCAGACCGCCAGCACCACCTTCACCAACATTTATGTGTTTGGCCGCGACGGTGATCGCTGGTTGCTGGCGGGCTTCAAACCGAGCTGA
- the pdhA gene encoding pyruvate dehydrogenase (acetyl-transferring) E1 component subunit alpha, producing MTQADLGQSVASNGAPACSADVNAVGLHAERLLNLYPSTPAVITRDEGLMLYRDMTLGRRFEDKCAEMYYRGKMFGFVHLYNGQEAVSTGVIKAMKMQHDWFCSTYRDHVHALSCGVPAREVMSELFGKETGCSKGRGGSMHLFSKEHHLLGGYAFIGEGIPVALGAAFTSRYKRDALGDASSDAVTAAFFGDGTCNIGQFYECLNMASLWKLPIIFVVENNKWAIGMDHNRATSDPEIWRKAAGFGMAGEEVDGMDVLAVRGAAQRAIERARAGEGPTLLECLTYRFRGHSLADPDELRAEAEKEFWAQRDPIKRLAAHLIEHNLANADELKGIDKEIDAEVADCVEFALAAPEPKPEELTRYIWAED from the coding sequence ATGACACAGGCAGATCTCGGCCAGAGCGTCGCCAGCAACGGAGCTCCCGCCTGCTCGGCCGACGTGAATGCAGTGGGGCTCCACGCCGAGCGTCTGCTCAACCTCTATCCCTCCACGCCCGCTGTGATTACGCGGGATGAGGGCTTGATGCTCTACCGCGATATGACCCTGGGCCGGCGCTTTGAAGACAAGTGCGCCGAGATGTATTACCGGGGCAAAATGTTCGGCTTCGTGCACCTCTACAACGGCCAGGAGGCTGTGAGCACGGGCGTGATCAAAGCAATGAAGATGCAGCACGACTGGTTCTGCAGCACCTATCGCGATCACGTGCATGCCCTCAGCTGCGGCGTGCCGGCCCGCGAGGTGATGAGCGAGCTGTTTGGCAAAGAAACCGGTTGCAGCAAGGGGCGCGGCGGTTCCATGCACCTCTTCTCTAAAGAGCACCACCTGCTCGGTGGTTATGCCTTCATCGGTGAAGGCATCCCGGTGGCACTGGGTGCTGCCTTCACCAGCCGCTACAAACGGGATGCCCTGGGTGATGCCAGCAGCGATGCAGTCACCGCAGCATTTTTCGGTGATGGCACCTGCAACATCGGGCAGTTTTACGAGTGCCTAAACATGGCCTCGCTGTGGAAGCTGCCGATCATCTTTGTGGTGGAGAACAACAAGTGGGCCATCGGCATGGACCACAACCGCGCCACGAGTGATCCTGAAATCTGGCGCAAAGCAGCCGGGTTCGGCATGGCCGGTGAAGAAGTCGACGGCATGGATGTGCTGGCCGTGCGCGGCGCCGCCCAACGTGCCATCGAGCGGGCTCGCGCCGGCGAAGGCCCCACCCTGTTGGAGTGCCTCACCTACCGCTTCCGCGGCCACTCGCTTGCGGATCCTGATGAGCTGCGCGCCGAGGCGGAGAAAGAGTTCTGGGCGCAGCGCGATCCGATCAAGCGCTTGGCGGCTCATCTGATTGAGCACAACCTGGCCAATGCCGATGAGCTCAAGGGCATCGATAAGGAGATCGACGCCGAGGTGGCCGATTGTGTGGAATTTGCCTTGGCTGCTCCCGAGCCCAAGCCTGAAGAGCTCACCCGCTACATCTGGGCGGAAGACTGA
- a CDS encoding histone deacetylase, giving the protein MQPPFVYHPAYSAPLPSSHRFPMAKFRLLHQLLLERELARAEQVVQPLPAPRRWLELVHEPRYHQAFAHGTLTHQEQRRIGLPATTALVQRTWLAVGGTVLTARLALEHGLACHLAGGTHHAYPDRGSGFCIFNDCAVAAQVLLDEGRVQQLMVIDLDVHQGDATAAIFASEPRVFTVSVHCQSNFPLRKQNSDIDLPLDDGLQDDDYLIAIGDLIPNLLDQVQPDLVLYNAGVDPHRGDRLGKLCLSSMGLLNRDRLVLDACLRRSIPVATVIGGGYDDLEPLVQRHALVFRAAKEQARLHGL; this is encoded by the coding sequence GTGCAACCACCTTTCGTCTACCACCCGGCTTATTCCGCGCCGCTGCCCAGTAGCCATCGCTTTCCGATGGCGAAATTTCGGCTGCTGCATCAGCTGTTGCTGGAGCGGGAATTGGCGCGGGCCGAGCAGGTTGTGCAGCCGCTGCCGGCACCGCGCCGCTGGCTGGAGCTGGTGCACGAACCGCGCTACCACCAGGCCTTTGCCCACGGAACACTCACCCATCAAGAGCAGCGCCGCATCGGCTTACCGGCCACCACGGCGTTAGTGCAGCGCACCTGGCTGGCGGTGGGCGGCACGGTGCTCACCGCCAGGCTGGCGCTGGAGCATGGCCTGGCCTGCCACTTAGCCGGAGGCACTCACCACGCTTACCCCGATCGCGGCAGCGGCTTCTGCATCTTCAACGACTGTGCCGTTGCAGCCCAGGTGCTGCTGGATGAAGGCCGGGTGCAGCAGCTGATGGTGATTGATCTGGATGTGCATCAAGGTGACGCCACAGCCGCGATCTTTGCCAGCGAACCGCGGGTCTTCACCGTGTCAGTCCACTGCCAAAGCAACTTCCCACTGCGGAAACAGAACAGCGATATCGACCTACCGCTCGACGATGGACTCCAAGACGACGACTACCTCATCGCCATTGGTGATCTAATCCCCAACCTGCTGGATCAGGTACAGCCGGATCTGGTGCTCTACAACGCCGGGGTTGATCCCCACCGCGGCGACCGCCTCGGCAAGCTGTGCCTCAGCAGCATGGGACTGCTCAACCGCGATCGGTTGGTGCTAGATGCATGCCTCAGGCGCTCGATCCCTGTGGCCACCGTGATCGGTGGGGGGTACGACGACTTGGAGCCATTGGTGCAGCGCCATGCCTTGGTGTTTCGGGCCGCGAAAGAACAGGCCCGGCTCCATGGGTTGTGA
- a CDS encoding RpoD/SigA family RNA polymerase sigma factor has product MTASGLSPGGASRRRTSDPISWYLSTIGRVPLLTPAEEIELGNQVQAMMRLTEEEPEGGYTDLQKKKIRVGRRSKERMMKANLRLVVSVAKKYQGKGLELLDLIQEGSLGLERAVEKFDPTRGYKFSTYAFWWIRQSMTRAIACQSRTIRLPVHLSERLSAIRKVSLDLAHKLGAMPSRREIAEAMEIPIDELDSLLRQALTTSSLDAPVNGEEGRSFLGDLIADNSHAEPLDQVERGMHHEQLGRWLSHLTDQERHVLELRFGLEGEERHTLAEIGRMLDVSRERVRQVELKALRKLRHLTRRMPSTL; this is encoded by the coding sequence ATGACTGCGTCCGGACTTTCCCCTGGGGGCGCCAGTCGTCGCCGCACGAGTGACCCCATCAGCTGGTACCTCTCCACCATCGGACGGGTGCCTCTTTTAACCCCAGCCGAAGAGATTGAACTCGGCAATCAAGTGCAGGCGATGATGCGCCTGACTGAAGAGGAGCCCGAAGGCGGTTATACCGATCTGCAAAAGAAAAAAATCCGCGTAGGGCGCCGTTCCAAAGAACGGATGATGAAAGCCAACCTTCGCTTGGTGGTGAGCGTTGCCAAGAAATATCAAGGGAAGGGGCTTGAGCTACTCGATCTCATTCAGGAGGGATCCCTGGGGCTTGAGCGCGCTGTAGAGAAATTCGACCCCACTCGCGGCTACAAGTTCTCCACCTATGCCTTCTGGTGGATCCGCCAGAGCATGACCCGTGCGATCGCCTGCCAGTCGCGCACAATCCGCCTGCCGGTGCACCTCTCGGAGCGGCTCAGCGCCATCCGCAAGGTGAGCCTCGATCTGGCCCACAAACTCGGCGCCATGCCTAGCCGTAGGGAGATCGCCGAAGCGATGGAGATCCCCATCGATGAGCTCGATTCGCTGCTGCGCCAGGCCCTCACCACCTCCAGCCTCGATGCGCCGGTGAATGGCGAAGAAGGCCGCAGCTTCCTGGGCGACTTGATCGCCGACAACAGCCATGCCGAACCGCTGGATCAGGTGGAGCGCGGCATGCATCACGAACAGCTGGGCCGCTGGCTGAGCCACCTCACCGACCAAGAGCGCCATGTGCTCGAGCTGCGCTTCGGCCTCGAGGGCGAAGAGCGACATACCCTCGCCGAAATCGGCCGGATGCTGGATGTGTCGCGCGAGCGCGTGCGCCAGGTGGAGCTGAAGGCCCTACGCAAGCTGCGGCACCTCACCCGCCGCATGCCAAGCACCCTGTAG
- a CDS encoding NAD(P)H-hydrate dehydratase yields MSQPAWPLRDAEHLLVRGSQMAELEQHLFASGLPVEALMEKAALALTQRLQQLDWWLQLQQRGALVLVGPGHNGGDGLVVARELHLAGIAVRIWSPFERHKPLTAAHLRHARWLGIPEPEAPPNPADPAVWIDALFGIGQSRPPGEALETLLEQRQRMQPGRLIAIDGPTGLCADSGQLLGRVAACASLSLSLGLIKQGFLQDSALAWVGQLERIELGLPPALLHALPPDQPLGLAAHDLASAPWPQLAPAASKYQRGRLLVIAGSEAYRGAGQLCLMGASASGAGSLRAALPHPLAQQLWSVQPHVVLSASLPSHPNGSLHLGGLKAEAMERLDAVVIGPGLGATTPEEAAAEQHAWDELQRFPGLLLLDADGLNRLAGLGAQAWLQARQGPTWITPHQGEFARLFADLADQPPLEAAAAAAMGCSGHHPCSVLLKGARTVIAGADGGRWQLRQASAAAARAGLGDVLAGYAGGLAARQRAATGNNEAALLATCALAHANAGRDALQQRGPGGSDPMAVAQLLPLQEANNSES; encoded by the coding sequence TTGTCTCAGCCCGCCTGGCCCCTGCGCGATGCCGAGCACCTGCTGGTGCGCGGCAGCCAGATGGCGGAGCTTGAACAGCACTTGTTTGCCAGCGGCCTGCCGGTGGAGGCCTTGATGGAAAAAGCGGCGCTGGCGCTAACCCAGCGCCTGCAACAACTCGATTGGTGGCTCCAGCTGCAGCAGCGCGGCGCCCTGGTGCTGGTGGGACCGGGCCACAACGGCGGCGACGGGCTGGTGGTGGCGCGCGAGCTGCACCTCGCGGGCATCGCCGTGCGGATCTGGAGCCCGTTTGAGCGCCACAAACCCCTCACCGCAGCCCACCTGCGCCATGCCCGCTGGCTGGGCATCCCGGAGCCAGAAGCCCCGCCCAATCCAGCCGATCCAGCCGTGTGGATCGATGCGCTCTTTGGCATCGGCCAGAGCCGCCCCCCCGGTGAAGCACTGGAAACGCTGTTGGAGCAGCGGCAGCGGATGCAGCCAGGCCGGCTGATCGCCATCGATGGGCCCACCGGCCTGTGTGCCGACAGCGGCCAGCTCCTGGGCCGCGTGGCCGCTTGCGCCAGCCTCAGCTTGAGCCTCGGCCTGATCAAGCAAGGCTTTCTGCAGGATTCAGCCCTGGCCTGGGTGGGCCAACTGGAGCGGATCGAGCTGGGATTGCCGCCGGCCCTGCTGCATGCCTTGCCGCCCGATCAACCCCTGGGCCTTGCAGCGCACGACCTCGCCTCAGCGCCCTGGCCGCAGCTGGCACCAGCCGCCTCGAAGTATCAGCGGGGCCGCCTGCTGGTGATCGCCGGCAGCGAGGCCTACCGCGGCGCCGGCCAGCTCTGCTTGATGGGCGCCAGCGCCAGCGGGGCTGGGAGCTTGCGGGCGGCCCTCCCACACCCCCTGGCGCAGCAGCTCTGGAGCGTGCAACCCCATGTGGTGCTGAGCGCAAGCCTGCCCAGCCATCCCAACGGCAGCCTCCATCTCGGGGGCCTCAAGGCCGAAGCCATGGAGCGCCTCGATGCCGTGGTGATCGGACCTGGCCTGGGCGCCACCACACCTGAAGAAGCCGCTGCCGAGCAGCACGCTTGGGATGAACTGCAGCGCTTCCCGGGCCTCTTGCTGCTTGACGCCGATGGGCTCAACCGCCTGGCAGGTCTGGGAGCTCAAGCCTGGTTGCAGGCACGCCAGGGCCCCACCTGGATCACCCCGCACCAGGGGGAATTTGCGCGGCTGTTTGCAGATCTGGCGGATCAGCCACCGCTGGAAGCCGCGGCGGCCGCCGCCATGGGCTGCAGCGGTCACCACCCCTGCAGCGTGCTGCTCAAGGGCGCCCGCACGGTGATCGCCGGCGCCGATGGTGGCCGCTGGCAGCTACGCCAGGCTTCAGCTGCAGCGGCCCGAGCCGGCCTGGGGGATGTGCTGGCGGGCTATGCGGGCGGCCTAGCAGCGCGGCAGCGAGCGGCAACGGGCAACAACGAGGCCGCTCTCCTGGCTACATGCGCCCTCGCCCATGCCAACGCCGGCCGTGATGCGTTGCAACAACGCGGGCCGGGCGGCTCCGATCCCATGGCTGTGGCCCAGCTGTTGCCGCTTCAAGAAGCGAATAACAGCGAATCATGA
- the mnmA gene encoding tRNA 2-thiouridine(34) synthase MnmA yields MAATPAGALALERLQAWPGEHRVAVGLSGGVDSSLTAALLVEAGWQVEGLTLWLMSGKGACCAEGLVDAAGICEQLDVEHHVVDFREHFKEQIVDFLVQGYGDGITPLPCSRCNREVKFGPMLHWAQEERGIARIATGHYARVCHGEQSDNGRHQLLRGLDRQKDQSYFLYDLPQEALGRLVFPLGELTKADTRVEAARHGLRTADKPESQDLCLADHHGSMRAFLDTYLPPRQGEIVLEDGQVVGQHDGIQHFTIGQRKGLGVAWSEPLHVVRLDGAMNRVVVAPRRDAARSEAVVGAVNWVSIAPPQEPIEVEVQVRYRSGAVAARLSPLEATDADAAAGRPHRCRLEFAEEQFSITPGQAAVFYAGDRVLGGGLIQR; encoded by the coding sequence GTGGCGGCCACGCCGGCCGGTGCCTTAGCTCTCGAGCGCCTGCAGGCCTGGCCGGGTGAGCACCGGGTGGCGGTGGGACTGTCGGGTGGGGTGGATAGTTCCCTCACGGCAGCCCTGCTGGTGGAAGCGGGCTGGCAGGTGGAAGGGCTCACGCTCTGGCTGATGAGTGGCAAGGGCGCTTGCTGCGCCGAGGGCTTGGTGGATGCGGCGGGGATCTGCGAGCAGCTTGATGTGGAGCACCATGTGGTGGATTTCCGCGAGCACTTCAAAGAGCAGATCGTGGATTTCCTGGTGCAGGGCTACGGCGATGGCATCACGCCATTGCCGTGCTCGCGCTGCAATCGGGAGGTGAAATTTGGCCCGATGCTGCACTGGGCTCAAGAAGAGCGCGGCATTGCGCGCATCGCCACAGGCCATTACGCCCGGGTGTGCCACGGCGAGCAGAGCGATAACGGCCGCCATCAGCTCCTGCGTGGCCTCGACCGGCAGAAGGATCAGAGCTATTTCCTCTACGACCTGCCGCAGGAGGCCTTAGGCCGCCTGGTGTTTCCTCTGGGGGAGCTCACCAAGGCCGACACCCGTGTTGAAGCCGCCCGCCATGGGTTGCGCACGGCTGATAAACCGGAAAGCCAAGACCTCTGTTTGGCCGACCACCACGGCTCGATGCGCGCGTTTCTGGACACCTACCTGCCCCCGCGCCAGGGCGAGATCGTGCTGGAAGACGGCCAGGTGGTGGGCCAGCACGACGGCATCCAGCACTTCACGATCGGTCAGCGCAAGGGGCTCGGTGTGGCCTGGAGCGAGCCGCTGCATGTGGTGCGCCTGGATGGCGCCATGAACCGCGTGGTGGTGGCCCCCCGCCGCGATGCCGCCCGCAGTGAAGCGGTGGTGGGAGCCGTGAACTGGGTGTCGATCGCGCCGCCGCAGGAGCCGATCGAGGTGGAGGTGCAGGTGCGCTACCGCAGTGGAGCCGTTGCCGCCCGGTTGTCTCCTCTGGAGGCCACCGATGCCGATGCGGCGGCGGGCCGGCCCCATCGCTGCCGGCTGGAGTTTGCTGAGGAGCAGTTTTCGATTACACCTGGTCAGGCAGCGGTGTTTTATGCGGGTGATCGGGTGCTGGGGGGTGGCCTGATTCAGCGCTGA
- a CDS encoding DUF86 domain-containing protein, which yields MNPRDQDALNDILAVIDRALGFPISNFDAFEQTDYLQDALIRCLEVMGEAVKRISPELRNQWSNLPWRGMAGMRDLLIHAYDRVDLEEVWQAYQQFPAIRESVIKILSSATTDQD from the coding sequence ATGAACCCCCGCGATCAAGACGCCCTGAACGACATCCTTGCGGTGATCGATCGTGCCCTGGGATTCCCCATTTCAAACTTCGACGCATTCGAGCAGACAGATTATTTACAAGACGCCTTGATCCGATGCCTCGAGGTGATGGGAGAAGCCGTCAAACGAATCAGCCCTGAACTTCGAAATCAATGGAGCAACCTGCCTTGGCGCGGAATGGCAGGCATGCGAGATCTTCTGATCCATGCTTATGACCGAGTGGATCTCGAGGAGGTGTGGCAGGCCTATCAGCAGTTCCCTGCAATCCGGGAAAGCGTGATCAAAATCCTCAGCTCAGCCACTACCGATCAAGACTAA
- a CDS encoding nucleotidyltransferase family protein, translating into MRLSELQALTPKLRLIAKRYGASNIAVFGSVARDEATDTSDIDLLVDLPPGTSLFEHAEFKQDLETLLQHNVDLIRRRNLKPSLRDRVEADAVPLA; encoded by the coding sequence ATGCGACTTTCAGAACTCCAGGCCCTCACCCCAAAGCTGAGGCTGATCGCGAAGCGCTACGGCGCTTCCAACATCGCTGTATTCGGCTCCGTGGCCCGGGATGAGGCGACAGACACCAGCGACATCGATCTACTCGTTGACCTGCCTCCAGGCACCAGCCTGTTTGAGCACGCGGAGTTCAAACAGGACCTGGAAACACTCCTCCAGCACAACGTCGATCTCATCCGTCGTCGAAACCTCAAGCCAAGCCTGCGCGATCGTGTCGAAGCAGACGCGGTACCCCTGGCATGA
- a CDS encoding 2Fe-2S iron-sulfur cluster binding domain-containing protein, with product MNEVLIHWPSGQTTRCTPGIDWLQAARDAGFSIPTGCLGGSCGACELDVNGTTVRACIATVPANKSGELTVELATDPYW from the coding sequence ATGAACGAGGTGTTGATCCACTGGCCCTCGGGGCAAACCACCCGCTGCACGCCAGGCATCGACTGGCTTCAAGCAGCGCGCGATGCCGGCTTTTCGATCCCCACAGGCTGCCTCGGCGGCAGCTGCGGCGCCTGCGAACTCGATGTCAACGGAACAACGGTGCGCGCCTGCATCGCCACTGTGCCCGCAAACAAAAGCGGGGAGCTCACGGTTGAGTTGGCGACGGATCCTTATTGGTGA